A stretch of the Saccharolobus caldissimus genome encodes the following:
- a CDS encoding chorismate mutase, which translates to MSEELARLRKEIDKVDEQLIKLLSYRFELSRKIGKIKAEANITVTDEDRELKVKENWLMNAKKYNIPDSFIEAILPIIFSYSKLMQINAGDKERIVIYGYGGMARSLTSILSLAGHEIVISGRDLNKAEKLAKQFNCVSMPITQVINWGEIFILSIPPLAIIENSNNFITKLNGKIVLDISSSKAKIFKYLEDLSKKFSFKYISLHPLFGPIDYPVGERIVIIPSESSSKDDLKRIEKLFRNAGLVPVLSNVETHEKAMAIVQVLTHYYLLGLLNSINVLSSYLKIDFNDFQTTNFKEINKVLKRIKDLEDVILEIQEQNPYSYEVRNIGLEELKKVKERLDRGKVK; encoded by the coding sequence ATGAGTGAGGAACTAGCAAGGCTAAGGAAAGAGATAGATAAAGTAGATGAACAATTGATAAAACTTCTTTCATATCGTTTTGAATTATCTAGAAAAATCGGGAAAATAAAGGCTGAAGCTAATATAACTGTTACTGACGAAGATCGTGAGTTAAAAGTTAAAGAAAATTGGTTAATGAATGCGAAAAAATATAATATTCCTGATAGTTTCATAGAAGCTATCTTACCTATAATTTTTTCCTATTCTAAACTTATGCAAATTAATGCTGGAGATAAAGAGAGAATTGTAATTTACGGATACGGTGGCATGGCAAGATCGTTAACTTCAATATTATCATTAGCTGGACATGAAATAGTAATTAGTGGGAGAGATTTAAATAAAGCAGAAAAATTAGCTAAGCAGTTTAATTGTGTAAGTATGCCTATCACGCAAGTAATTAACTGGGGTGAGATATTTATTTTGTCAATTCCACCTTTAGCAATTATTGAAAACTCAAACAATTTCATTACTAAACTTAACGGTAAAATTGTACTTGATATTAGCTCTTCTAAGGCTAAAATATTTAAATATTTAGAAGATTTATCTAAAAAATTTAGTTTTAAATATATTTCTTTACATCCTCTTTTCGGACCAATAGACTATCCAGTAGGTGAAAGAATAGTTATAATACCATCAGAATCAAGCTCTAAGGATGACTTAAAAAGAATAGAAAAATTATTTAGAAACGCTGGATTAGTACCAGTTTTATCTAATGTAGAAACTCATGAAAAAGCCATGGCTATTGTTCAAGTTCTCACTCATTATTACCTTTTGGGTCTTTTAAATTCAATAAATGTCTTATCTAGTTATCTTAAGATAGACTTTAATGATTTTCAGACTACTAATTTTAAAGAGATAAATAAAGTGTTAAAAAGAATAAAGGATTTAGAAGATGTGATTTTAGAGATACAAGAGCAAAATCCCTATTCTTATGAAGTGAGAAATATAGGATTAGAAGAACTTAAAAAAGTTAAAGAAAGACTAGACAGAGGTAAGGTAAAATGA
- the aroF gene encoding 3-deoxy-7-phosphoheptulonate synthase — protein sequence MMLYILKDKKDYSLLKEKLNQSSASFKLLNLYGKNLILAWPDQYVKNISDESIEVAIEVKKPYVLSSNEWKKEPTIVNIGDVNIGSNKIVVAAGPCAVESEEQVETVAKAVKRAGASLLRGGAYKPRTSPYSFQGLGEEGIRILRKVGDEVGMPIVTEIMDTRDSLIFKNYVDMIQIGARNAQNFSLLREVGKLGKPVLLKRGLGNTVEEWLQAAEYILFEGNGNVVLCERGIRTFERSTRFTLDIGGMVAAKLMTHLPICADPSHPAGKRELVHSLALAAVAAGADMLLIEVHPTPEKALSDAEQQLTPESFEILMNRIKSLAKALGRDA from the coding sequence ATGATGTTATATATTTTAAAAGATAAGAAAGATTATTCTCTATTAAAAGAGAAGTTAAATCAGTCTTCTGCTTCATTTAAGTTACTCAATTTATACGGAAAAAATCTAATATTAGCGTGGCCAGATCAATATGTAAAAAACATCAGTGATGAAAGCATAGAGGTTGCAATAGAGGTAAAGAAGCCATACGTACTTTCAAGTAATGAGTGGAAAAAGGAACCTACAATAGTAAATATAGGCGATGTTAACATAGGTAGTAATAAAATTGTAGTAGCTGCTGGTCCTTGTGCTGTAGAAAGCGAAGAGCAAGTAGAGACAGTGGCTAAAGCCGTGAAAAGGGCAGGAGCTTCTTTATTAAGAGGTGGGGCATACAAACCTAGGACTAGTCCTTATTCATTTCAAGGGTTAGGTGAAGAAGGGATTAGAATTTTAAGAAAGGTAGGAGATGAAGTAGGCATGCCTATTGTCACAGAAATAATGGACACTAGGGACTCTCTTATATTTAAGAACTATGTTGACATGATCCAAATAGGAGCTAGGAACGCTCAAAATTTTTCTCTATTAAGAGAAGTTGGAAAATTAGGAAAGCCAGTTTTATTAAAAAGAGGATTAGGCAATACAGTAGAAGAATGGCTTCAGGCTGCAGAATACATATTATTTGAAGGTAATGGAAACGTAGTATTATGTGAGAGAGGAATTAGAACTTTTGAAAGATCAACTAGATTTACGTTAGATATAGGAGGTATGGTTGCAGCAAAGCTTATGACCCATTTGCCAATTTGTGCTGACCCTAGCCATCCTGCGGGTAAAAGGGAGCTTGTACACTCGCTGGCATTAGCAGCAGTAGCTGCAGGTGCGGATATGTTATTAATAGAAGTTCATCCAACACCGGAAAAAGCTTTAAGTGATGCTGAACAACAGTTAACGCCAGAATCCTTTGAAATCCTTATGAATAGAATTAAATCCTTAGCTAAGGCCTTAGGTAGAGATGCATGA
- the aroB gene encoding 3-dehydroquinate synthase, with the protein MREIFENVCCSDVKIIVGEGSLSKLSELGDNNVAVIYSKQIDIGKVMYYLPNAYYIPINDGEEAKDLSNVINIIRELFNRNFDRGDYIVAVGGGTVTDVAGFVSSIYLRGINLVNVPTTLLGMVDAAIGGKNGINFNNIKNVIGTFYQPYMIISDISFLETLSLEELRKGLAEVIKYGLTLDKDLYDYLSLNNDKILNKDKESLEEIIYRSSLNKIRIVKEDEKELKGIRIVLNFGHTIGHAIEAGSKFKVSHGYAISVGMVCEAKMAEELGYAEEGVVEDVLWLVQLYGLPYDISQLNVNININEALKAIEMDKKHRGNLLLMPFPTRIGSWKKVEVPIETVKGFAEQCLK; encoded by the coding sequence ATGAGGGAAATATTTGAAAATGTGTGTTGTTCTGATGTTAAGATCATAGTAGGCGAAGGTTCTTTAAGTAAATTATCTGAGTTAGGAGATAACAATGTGGCTGTAATTTATTCTAAACAAATTGATATAGGAAAGGTAATGTACTATTTACCGAATGCGTATTATATTCCTATTAATGATGGCGAAGAAGCTAAGGATTTATCTAATGTTATAAACATTATACGTGAATTATTTAATAGGAATTTTGATAGAGGCGATTATATAGTAGCTGTAGGCGGGGGTACTGTTACTGATGTAGCTGGTTTTGTATCTTCAATATATCTAAGGGGTATTAATTTAGTTAACGTTCCTACTACGCTTTTAGGTATGGTTGATGCAGCAATAGGTGGTAAGAACGGGATCAATTTCAACAACATTAAAAATGTAATTGGCACTTTTTATCAACCATACATGATTATTTCTGATATTTCGTTTTTGGAAACTTTATCATTAGAGGAATTAAGAAAAGGCCTTGCAGAGGTAATAAAATATGGATTAACTTTAGATAAGGATTTATATGATTATTTATCTTTAAATAATGATAAGATATTAAATAAAGATAAAGAATCTTTGGAGGAGATAATATATAGATCATCTCTTAATAAAATTAGAATTGTAAAAGAAGATGAAAAAGAACTTAAAGGTATTAGAATAGTTTTAAATTTTGGCCATACAATAGGTCATGCTATTGAAGCTGGATCGAAATTTAAGGTTTCCCATGGTTACGCAATTTCTGTCGGTATGGTTTGCGAAGCAAAGATGGCTGAAGAACTCGGTTACGCAGAAGAGGGAGTTGTAGAAGATGTTTTATGGTTAGTACAATTATATGGATTACCTTATGACATATCACAACTAAATGTGAATATTAATATCAATGAAGCCTTAAAAGCTATTGAAATGGATAAAAAACATAGGGGCAATTTGCTACTAATGCCTTTTCCAACTAGGATAGGTAGCTGGAAAAAAGTAGAAGTACCAATAGAGACAGTAAAGGGGTTTGCTGAGCAGTGCTTGAAATAA